A stretch of Tigriopus californicus strain San Diego chromosome 11, Tcal_SD_v2.1, whole genome shotgun sequence DNA encodes these proteins:
- the LOC131891077 gene encoding collagen alpha-2(I) chain-like: MREFCFVLIFIGLVAFSVGETLQVNVTQSSYHHHKQEEQELWKTQRPKLLKKLRALLKDGKSQEDGIKTEIIVAELKSVISQLAAQRPKSNRESRQFCECPVGPVGPPGYPGRNGFPGGIGPPGVNGGLGHPGFSGPPGSSGQNGTPGFDGQPGNPGPVGSPGLPGKNGTPGAHGAHGVDGSPGAPGLVGSMGGIGPSGQLGGSGQMGSNGANGLNGPPGMQGPVGIFGPTGAFGLAGSSGVSGVLGMEGNPGASGSSGKPGSDGKHGLIGNPGAPGPIGTPGKSGQDGQDGSNGATGAQGVQGAMGDFGNEGAQGASGVAGASGLSGASGADGLSGLIGSVGQPGANGLNGQDGASGGAGEAGVRGPNGQNGKDGSNCQDGASGPPGAIGAFGPMGQPGPQGPMGPIGAIGSQGPPGMPGVYGIPGISGSDSGSVVEPDPPIGKNIPKPCPRWKCSTEPCCRLVELTMKLRQSLGF, translated from the exons ATGCGAGAgttctgttttgttttgattttcattgggCTGGTAGCATTCTCCGTTGGTGAGACACTGCAAGTAAATGTGACTCAGTCTTCTTATCATCACCATaaacaagaggaacaagagcTTTGGAAAACACAGAGACCCAAGCTTCTGAAGAAACTTAGAGCATTGCTGAAAGATGGTAAATCTCAAGAAGACGGGATAAAAACAGAAATAATCGTG GCTGAACTTAAATCTGTCATATCACAATTGGCAGCGCAACGTCCTAAATCTAATCGAGAGTCACGACAATTTTGCGAATGCCCAGTGGGACCAGTAGGCCCTCCAGGATACCCGGGTAGAAACGGGTTTCCCGGAGGAATTGGTCCTCCTGGTGTCAATGGCGGATTGGGCCATCCCGGTTTCAGTGGTCCTCCTGGATCTTCCGGTCAAAATGGAACACCGGGTTTCGATGGCCAACCTGGAAATCCTGGACCAGTTGGATCACCAGGACTTCCCGGAAAAAATGGTACTCCAGGTGCTCATGGAGCTCACGGCGTTGATGGCTCCCCAGGTGCCCCAGGACTTGTTGGATCAATGGGAGGCATTGGCCCATCTGGACAACTTGGAGGAAGCGGACAGATGGGATCGAATGGCGCCAATGGGTTGAATGGACCACCTGGAATGCAAGGTCCAGTGGGCATATTTGGGCCAACAGGGGCCTTTGGACTGGCTGGCAGCTCCGGAGTCAGTGGTGTGCTTGGTATGGAGGGCAACCCGGGTGCTTCAGGCTCTTCTGGCAAGCCAGGAAGTGACGGTAAACATGGATTAATAGGTAATCCAGGGGCCCCTGGACCCATCGGGACCCCCGGGAAGAGTGGCCAAGATGGCCAAGACGGTTCAAATGGCGCCACAGGGGCTCAAGGTGTGCAAGGAGCAATGGGCGACTTTGGCAATGAGGGTGCTCAAGGTGCATCTGGAGTGGCTGGAGCGAGTGGATTATCTGGAGCATCAGGGGCTGATGGACTCTCAGGACTAATTGGATCAGTGGGTCAACCAGGAGCAAATGGTCTCAATGGTCAAGACGGTGCTTCCGGAGGCGCAGGTGAAGCAGGAGTGCGCGGACCAAATGGGCAAAACGGCAAGGATGGCTCGAACTGCCAAGATGGTGCTTCAGGACCACCCGGGGCGATTGGGGCCTTTGGCCCAATGGGGCAACCTGGGCCACAGGGACCCATGGGTCCAATTGGAGCCATTGGCTCACAGGGTCCGCCTGGCATGCCCGGTGTTTATGGTATACCAGGAATTTCAGGTTCGGATTCGGGTTCTGTGGTCGAGCCTGATCCCCCCATAGGTAAGAATATACCTAAACCATGCCCAAGGTGGAAATGCTCTACTGAGCCTTGCTGTAGGTTAGTAGAACTAACGATGAAATTAAGACAATCGCTTGGTTTCTGA
- the LOC131891078 gene encoding uncharacterized protein LOC131891078 → MSYEKKYHFGMSSSKLSDELEMFAIASTFDPQVNSEIKASLWKEFKILKKYEEDLNHICNDLEHLACKYDALLRTHTRIKIAGSVAGITGSILGIVAGAASIATAGAAIPFMARGLLVAGTMTGIGGGVTKIGNDRMTRTREAELDKEFERILTAHAESHEVLRSALEAIKRDRCFPDPEKGTAESFWDWKHSELFNSVKRIVSQASFSKEDLLNGAFESIKFVGSKSKPSAHIVPGVASLSDDLLAGSSKAAGKTLANETSKKAAVAVGGAFIVIGVFSLGYEVFQIVHDSKQPKSTIVNDIRLIATRLRMDLNVQ, encoded by the exons ATGTCttacgaaaaaaaatatcattttggaaTGAGTTCAAGTAAACTAAGCGATGAGTTAGAAATGTTTGCGATTGCCTCCACCTTTGATCCTCAAGTGAATAGTGAGATCAAGGCTTCTTTGTGGAAAGAATTCAAAATCCTGAAGAAGTATGAGGAGGACCTAAACCACATTTGCAATGATCTGGAACATCTTGCTTGCAAATATGACGCCCTTTTAAGAACGCACACACGAATCAAGATCGCTGGAAGTGTTGCGGGAATCACAG GATCTATCTTGGGAATCGTTGCGGGTGCAGCCTCCATTGCTACGGCTGGTGCTGCAATCCCGTTCATGGCTAGAGGCTTACTTGTGGCTGGCACCATGACGGGCATTGGCGGAGGTGTTACCAAAATCGGAAACGATCGGATGACCCGTACTCGAGAAGCCGAGCTCGACAAAGAGTTCGAAAGAATATTGACGGCACATGCTGAATCACACGAGGTTCTGAGAAGTGCTCTTGAAGCTATCAAACGAGACCGGTGTTTCCCAGAccctgaaaaaggaactgcaGAGAGCTTTTGGGATTGGAAGCACTCAGAGTTGTTTAACAGTGTTAAGAGAATTGTTTCTCAAGCGTCCTTTTCGAAAGAAGACCTTTTGAATGGCGCTTTCGAGTccatcaaattcgttggttcAAAATCGAAACCATCAGCCCATATCGTTCCTGGTGTTGCATCATTGAGCGATGATCTCTTGGCAGGATCCAGCAAAGCAGCTGGAAAGACCTTGGCCAATGAAACGAGCAAAAAAGCGGCCGTTGCAGTGGGAGGAGCGTTCATTGTCATCGGCGTCTTTTCTCTGGGCTATGAAGtgtttcaaattgttcatgaTTCTAAACAACCAAAGTCCACAATCGTGAACGATATTCGATTGATTGCTACCCGCCTTAGAATGGACTTAAATGTACAATAA